In the genome of Raphanus sativus cultivar WK10039 chromosome 4, ASM80110v3, whole genome shotgun sequence, one region contains:
- the LOC108855329 gene encoding heterogeneous nuclear ribonucleoprotein 1, which translates to MEQKMETVSDLGKLFIGGISWDTDEERLREYFSKYGDLVESVIMRDRTTGRARGFGFIVFADPSVAERVIMDKHIIDGRTVEAKKAVPRDDQQVLKRHASPMHLISSPSHGGGNNNGRTKKIFVGGLPSSITEAEFKNYFDQFGTIADVVVMYDHNTQRPRGFGFITFDSEESVDMVLHKTFHELNGKMVEVKRAVPKEQPSSSAAPLAGSNRSSPVIGYGGNNNYGGVVVQPNRSSGGGNSYFNSFAPGYNSNNNNIGPPGSRFSPIGSGRNAFSSSNFGLGLNQELSLMNSSFDGNAIGYNNRMIHGNQYFNSGGGGASPNRYNSPIGFNRGDSAYNPSNRDLLWGNRTDSSGGPGWNLGVSVGNNNRGNWGLSDTNGYGRSFGASSGLSALSFSGGNNNNNTNGFDGSIGELYRGSSVYSDSTWQQGLPHHQSSNELDGLSRSYGFGFDNVAVSDPTGNASEGYPGSYSVGGNRQTNRGIEA; encoded by the exons ATG GAGCAAAAGATGGAAACGGTGTCGGATCTGGGGAAGCTCTTCATTGGCGGGATTTCATGGGACACGGACGAAGAACGGCTTCGAGAGTATTTTAGCAAGTACGGTGACTTGGTCGAGTCTGTGATCATGCGTGACCGTACCACGGGACGTGCACGTGGCTTTGGTTTCATCGTCTTTGCAGATCCTTCTGTTGCTGAGAGAGTCATCATGGACAAACACATCATCGATGGCCGCACG GTGGAGGCCAAGAAAGCTGTGCCACGTGATGATCAGCAAGTGCTGAAACGACACGCGAGTCCAATGCACCTTATCTCATCACCTAGCCACGGTGGTGGTAACAACAACGGGAGAACCAAGAAGATCTTCGTTGGAGGTTTACCATCGAGCATCACCGAAGCCGAGTTCAAGAACTACTTTGACCAGTTCGGTACGATCGCAGACGTTGTGGTGATGTACGATCACAACACGCAGAGGCCACGTGGCTTTGGATTCATCACTTTTGATTCAGAAGAGTCTGTCGACATGGTTCTTCACAAGACCTTCCACGAGCTAAACGGCAAAATGGTCGAGGTTAAAAGAGCAGTGCCGAAGGAGCAGCCTTCCTCCTCAGCAGCTCCTCTTGCTGGTTCTAACCGAAGCAGCCCGGTTATTGGGTATGGTGGTAATAACAACTATGGAGGAGTAGTGGTACAACCTAATAGGTCATCTGGTGGTGGTAATAGCTACTTCAATAGTTTTGCTCCTGGTTATAAtagtaacaacaacaacataggCCCTCCTGGTTCTAGGTTTAGTCCTATTGGTAGCGGTAGGAATGCTTTCTCTTCTAGTAACTTTGGTCTTGGTCTGAACCAAGAACTGAGTCTGATGAACTCAAGCTTTGATGGAAACGCTATTGGTTATAATAACCGGATGATCCATGGGAACCAATACTTCAacagtggtggtggtggtgcttCGCCAAACCGTTACAACTCTCCGATAGGATTCAACAGAGGCGACTCTGCTTACAACCCAAGCAATAGAGACTTGTTGTGGGGAAACAGGACAGACTCTTCTGGTGGTCCAGGTTGGAACTTGGGTGTCTCTGTTGGTAACAACAACAGAGGAAACTGGGGACTTTCTGATACTAATGGCTATGGGAGAAGCTTTGGAGCAAGTTCTGGACTTTCTGCGTTATCATTCTCTGGtggtaacaacaacaacaacacaaatgGTTTTGATGGGTCCATAGGGGAACTGTACAGAGGGAGCTCGGTTTATAGCGACTCAACGTGGCAGCAGGGGTTGCCTCATCATCAGTCTTCTAATGAGTTAGACGGCTTGTCTCGCTCTTATGGCTTTGGTTTTGACAATGTAGCCGTCTCAGACCCAACTGGTAATGCCTCTGAAGGTTACCCCGGAAGTTACAGTGTTGGAGGGAATAGACAAACGAATAGAg GTATTGAAGCATAG